In Brachybacterium saurashtrense, the genomic stretch GACGATCGGCTGGGCCGTGTTCTCCCTGGGCGCCGGGCACTTCGCCACCACGCACAGCATCCAGGCCGTGTTCCTGTGGGTGCTGGTGGTGCTGATGGTGGTCAACGCCCTGGTGCTGGGCCTGCTGCACGTCACCTACCCCCAGGACGTCGCCGCGGCACGCGCCGAGCGCGAGCGGGAGCGGGACGAGGCACTGGGCGACCCTGCCGCCTGAGCCCGCGCACGGCAGCTGCGGCCCGGTAACACCGGACACGGCACTGCTCGTGGCCTGCACGGGCCGATGGTGACACGACGTGGCGATATCGCCACGTGATCTCGCCATCGGCCCGCCGACGCCCGACGGCCCGCCAGCTCCGCCGCCCCGGCAGCCCCACTGACCCTGCGTCCCGCCCTACGGCGCCAGCAGCACCGAGAACAGCTCGAGGGTCTCCTGCAGCTGGATCGACGGCTCCAGCAGCCACTGAATCTGGAGGCCGTCGGAGGCGGCGACGATCAGGGCGGCGGTCTGCTCGGGGTCCACGTCGGTGCGCACCCGGCCGGCGGCCTGGTCCTCGCGCAGGCGGCGAGCGAGGTCCGCGCGCACGTGCTCGAAGCGGGCGGTGAAGAACTGCTTCGCCGGGCCCTTCTCGGATTCCAGCGAGGTGGCCACCAGCGTGGAGTACAGCTGCACCAGCCCGGGCACCTCGAGGTTGGCCAGCGCCGCGTTGGCCATCACCTCCACCGCGATCTCCTGGGCCGGGTCGGGCAGACCG encodes the following:
- a CDS encoding TetR/AcrR family transcriptional regulator, whose product is MTPAEPRPDAAENAPSAAPASIGRAGSYSKGIARRREILDRAIEVFRDRGADGTSLRRIAQAIGVSHGALLHYFSSREELLVAVYEHAEHRRDLDRAEIGLPDPAQEIAVEVMANAALANLEVPGLVQLYSTLVATSLESEKGPAKQFFTARFEHVRADLARRLREDQAAGRVRTDVDPEQTAALIVAASDGLQIQWLLEPSIQLQETLELFSVLLAP